The sequence below is a genomic window from Gossypium hirsutum isolate 1008001.06 chromosome A11, Gossypium_hirsutum_v2.1, whole genome shotgun sequence.
atttgttatTTGTATTTCTTGTTGCTTTGTTACTATAGAATATTGTTACTATAAAATATAGAACACTGTGTTCTATAACAAAAAAATCAGATTTTATCGAGTTaactttattgataaaaaatagagaaaaaatcaaatgaataaatgaagtaattgcatttaaacattaaaaaaacatataaaaaggaaaaaaataattaataaaagaataaaaaaatgggcttaattcattttttttcatagtattttttatattctttattttttttctcaactcTCAATATTTATATTGACAACAGTGTATCCAACCCCAAAAAGCCAACTATATAACTCATTttccagaaaaataaaattaaggctTCAAATTCTTGCTGTTCCACATGTGAATTGAATAAGATTCAAACAATAGATTGGCTATAATCATCATCCGCATCGCTTAGATGATAAACTTTATAATTGTTACCATTGCCATTAATGCCTCCTTGTGCTTCATTTCCTCCACAAGTAATGGAAATCTCAATCCCGAATGATTTACTAAAACATGAGAACAACTTGGTACTCCCTCCCTTTCCTTTTTTCCCTCTGATCGATTTCCGGGATACGGTTGCCGCCGGTGGGATTTTCGTTTCCCACCTCTCTATCTTCATTTCTAgctcttcttcttctctctctttCCTTGTCCATTCCtttattcttaaattttcttTCGTCTGAACTTGGTTGTTTACCGGTGGTTTGTACAACCCATGTGCAATGGCAGCGGCTACCACGGAAGCTGATGGCCCCACGTCGGTGCTACATACAGAGCCACCGTTCACCATGCTACCACCATTCACCATGCTGCCATTGCATTTATCGTCCAACTCACTGGCATCGAAACCATCATTGATAGTCGAACCCTTTACAGGCCTTTCCATTGAGTTATCTTCCATTTTTAACTCGGTTCTGTCGCTTTGTGAACGGGTCATTTTCGCATTAACGTTTACATTTAGC
It includes:
- the LOC107957819 gene encoding uncharacterized protein, with protein sequence MAHSRILEVTLLSAEDLLEVYKTMKTYAIVWVQPDRKLATGIDQTGGTHPAWNEKFSFRVDDKFLSSEDDAKIFVEIYEAAWVKDALVGCVNANINDIFHLCSVTDSKINNNSIARTVTLQVRRPSGRPQGILNMEVALVDSTMRSLPLLEEPIPKPAENDHHEDDESQNDKLNVNVNAKMTRSQSDRTELKMEDNSMERPVKGSTINDGFDASELDDKCNGSMVNGGSMVNGGSVCSTDVGPSASVVAAAIAHGLYKPPVNNQVQTKENLRIKEWTRKEREEEELEMKIERWETKIPPAATVSRKSIRGKKGKGGSTKLFSCFSKSFGIEISITCGGNEAQGGINGNGNNYKVYHLSDADDDYSQSIV